CCGCACAGCGCAGGGGCAGGAACTCCCGTGCATTCCACCCAAAAGGAGGTGACCCCTATGAGCCGAAAGTCGTCCAGCCCCCGCAACCCTAAGGAGCACCGCGCCGCCCCGGAACCCTCGCGTGACGTGACTCACCGCCCCCGTGTGGAGAGCAAAACCCGCGTCAAGCCGCTCCAAGACGGCACCGACCCCACCGAGGGCGGGAAGTACTGCGGCTCAGGCCTACGTGGGAAGCCGGGCCGCCATTGCCGCCAGCCTGCCGGGGCCGGGACGGACCACCTTGGCGAGGGCCGGTGCAAGCTGCACGGGGGGCTCACGCCCATCCGCCACGGGCGCTACAGCTCCCTGACCACCCGGCCGAGGCTGCGCGAGCTGCTCGACCGGCTGGAGGGGGACCCCGACCCCCTGAATCTGCTGCCTGAACTCCAGCTTCTGCGAGCACTGGTGCTGGACTTTATCGAGCGCTACGACGAGATGAGCCAGGCCCTGATCGCCTGGCACCTCAGCTTCGACAAGGAGTTTCAGTCTGACTGGGCCGATTGGCTGGAGGATGAGCGTTTCCGGCTCCTGGACGGGGGAGCACCGGACGACGGCGGGGCCGAAGACATGCCCGACCCCATGAGCTACCTGCCCAAGCGGCCCTTGCAGATCGTGGACATCGCAGCGGCAAGCAGCATTGCGGCGCAGATCGGGCAGATGGTGGACCGCATCAACAAGCTGCGCGAGGACAAGACCTTCTCCATGACGACCATCGGCCGACTGTACGAGGCGATGGGGGCCGACCTGGAGCAGAGCGCGAGGGAGGTGATCACCGATGACGGCATCCGCGAGACGCTTCTCGACACCGTGGAGCAGCGATGGAAGCTTATCCAGCTCAGCAGCCTCACCGGGGCACGCCCTCGCGGGGGCGCGGACTAAGGCCAGGAAGTCCGACTTCCGCCGCTACCAGCGGGAGATGGTCCGCTTTTTCCGCGATGTGTTCGGGCTGGAGCCGTGGTCCGGGGAGAACGGCACCGCCGGGCAGCTCGAAATCCTCCAGGACATGCAGCAGAGCATCCGTGATCAGCTCGACGGGAAGGAGAACGTGCCGTTCATCTTCCTGGGCGAGGCCGCGCACGGCCTGGGCAAGACCTTCGTGCTGGAGGCGGGCACCGCCCTGTTCTTCCACGAGTGCTTCCCGCCCGCGCCGGGCGAGTCCAGTGTGGTGCTGTCCACCGCGCCGACGGCCACCCAGGTCAACGACCTGCTGTGGAAGGACATCCGCAAGCTGATCGAGATGGCGGCCGAGCGGGGCTACAAGGTGGGTCAGGGCATCCTTCCCAGCGAGGCCCGCATCAACAAGTCGGGCACGCACTTCGCCGTGGGCCGCACCACCAGCGACAGCGGCGGCAAGGGCGCGGAGCGATCGCAGGGGCAGCACAACACCTATCAGGCCACCCTCTTCGACGAGGCCGAGGGCGTGCCGGACTTCTTCTACAACGGCATGAAGCGCCAGTTCACCGGCAACCGCGTGAAGCTCTGGGTGCTGATGGCCAACCCCAAGACCCGCACCAGCCGCTTCCAGCGCATGAAGCAGCAGCGCGGCGTGAAGGTCTACCGGCTGAGCCTGCTGAACTTCCCCAACGTGGTGCATGGCCGCGAGATCGTGCCCGGCGGGACCAGCCGCGAGACCTTCGAGGACTGGCTCTTCGACTACGAGGACTTCGGGGCGCACCCGATCGACGCGGACGACCCGGCCCGCTACACCTTCCAGACCCCCTGGGAGATCACCGGCCCGGACGGCACGGCCTACCCGCCCGGTCAGTGGTGGCTCCCCCAGCGCGGCTTCCTGTACGGGGCGCTGGGCATCCCGCCGGAGGGGGGCGACGGGGACACCTTCATGACGGCCAGCCAGTACGAGGCCGCGACCCAGCGCCCGCCCCGGCCGAAGACGACCAGCCTCGCCCGCATCGGGGTGGACGCGGGCCGCTTCGGCAAGGACAGCGGCAAGGTCTACCTGGACCTCGACGGGAACGTGCAGCTCGTGGGCACCATCCAGTCGAAGGACGGGTGGGCCTACTTCCGGGTGATCCTGAAGGCCGCGCAGCTCGCGGCGGCGGCCGGCTACACCGAGGTCAGCATCCGGGTGGACGGCGGTGGTGGGTACGGCAGCTCGCCGATCGACATCTGCCGCGCCAGCCAGGAGCTGAAGGACCTGTTCCAGCGGGTGACCCTGCACGAGGTGCACTTCAACGGGGAGCCGCACACCCCGGAGAAGTACGCGGACCTGATCACCGAGCTGTACGCCCTGGCGGGACAGACCATCGGGACAGTCAGCCTGCGCGGCACCAGCCCACGCACAGAAGAGGACCTCACCGACCGCAAGTTCGGGTACGCCGTGAAGAACGTGGACGGGGTGCGCCGCGAGGTGAGGCAGCTCGAAGCCAAGGAGAAGTTCAAGAAACGCCACGAGGGCCGCAGCCCCGACGACGGGGACGGGTACGTGCTGGCGGTCGCGCCGGAGTTCGTGTTCGTGACGACCAGCGATGACCCCTCGGCCCGGGCGGTGGCCGCCGCGTTCCGGGGCGCTGCCCGGAGGAGGACCCCGTGAACATCCTGCAAGCCGCCCGCGCCCTCTTCGGGGGGCAACCCCCACCCAGCGCCCCCGTCAGCAACGCCGCACAAGCGGCCGCCCGCAGCGTCCGCGCCCGGCTCCAGCGCGACCCGAATGGCCGCGTCAGCCGGGACCCGAACGACCTCGCGGGGCTGCTCAGCTTCTTCGAGGACCACCTCGCGGGCTACCCCGGCGACAGCCGCCGCCGCATCGTCACCGTCCTGCGCGCCCTCGCGGAGAGCGACGACGACGTGAGCGGCAGCCTGGGTGACCTGCAATCGCTCAGCGGCGCCGGGTTCACCCTCGACTACACCGGCGGGGCACGGGCCGTGAAGGCGGCGGAGGCCGAACTCACCGACTGGATGGGGGTCAACTGAGCAAAGGAACAGCGGATTACTTTAGTAACCAAGACTACAATTTCGCAGATATTGTGCAAGCCAATGCCACCAAGTCAAGCTTCGCAATAGGGTTTCGTGGTGCGGAAAATACGTGTCCTCCGCACAAACGGAACGGACTCAAAAACAACCATTTCCGCTGGATCGCAGTTCGGTGGGCCGAAGTGTGTATCAGGTGTGGCCGCACGACACCGCCGGGCTGGTGATGCTGTACCTGCGCCTGACCTTGCAGGGTACGCAGCGCTCTCGGGCCTTTGTCATCGAGCCCCCCTAGGGAGTGACGCCCCTTCAGTTCTGGGGCGGCGGCTCACGCCAATGGGCAACGAACGTGCTCTGCTGGTGGTCCGCAATGTGACACTTGATCAAGAGTTGAAGGCCACGGCGTCCTTTACGGAGCAGCACACCGCCCCCAGCGGGAAGCAACCAGGATCAAACATGCGCCAGCAGGACTACGCTGGACCGCTTGACCGTGACAACCTGAACCGGGTGAAGTGACTGCTCAGGCTCTCCGGGGCAGCGTGAACCCGAAGGTCGCCCCACCTCCCAGCGTGCCCTGCGCGAACACCGTGCCGCCATGCCGGGTGACGATCCGCCGGACGTTGGCCAGGCCCACGCCGGTCCCCTCGAACTCGTCGGCGCGGTGCAGGCGCTGGAACACCCCGAACAGCTTGTCCGCGTAGCGCGGGTCGAAGCCCACCCCATTGTCCCGCACACAGATGGCCCAGGCGTCTGGACGTTCCTCCGCCCAGACTTCAATCACGGCCTGACTGTTCTTGCGGGTGTACTTCAGTGCGTTGGACAGCAGATTCGCCAGGACCTGCCGCAACAGGTCCTGATCCCCCATCACCAGCGGCAACGGGGCAATTCTCCAGGTGCTATGCGGCGTCCATACCTCCGGTGCCAGTTCCGCCTGGACATCCGTCACCAGGGTGCCCAGATCCACCAGCCTGAGATGCAAGGGTTGCCGTGAGGTGCGGGACAGGTCGAGCATCGCGTCAATCAGGGTATTCATGCGCTGTGCCGCCTGATCAATCACCGCGAGGTAGCGGACCGACTTCTCGCTGAGCTGATCCCCCAATGAGGTCCGCAACAGGGTGTTGAACCCCGCGATGTGCCGCACGGGGGTCCGCAGGTCGTGCGACACGCTGTACGCAAAGGCTTCAAGTTCCTCATTGGCGTCACCCAATGCCTGGGTGCGGACGTCCAGCGTATCCCGTTGCGAGGTCAACTGCTGAATATGCTCAGCCCGCTCCAGCGCCAGGGTTAGGCTCCGCAGCGTCGTCTCCAGCACCGCCTTGTCGGTCCCGGTCCAGGCCCGCTGACGAAACAGACCAATCCCAAAGATGCCGATGGGTGTTCCCTGGACGAACAGGGGCAGTGTCACGACCGCCTGAATATGCTGCACCACCTCCAGCGGGGTATCCGCGCCTTGCAGGTACACGTCCTGGTAGAACGGCTGCCCCGTCGTGAATGGGAGAGCCAAGGTGGGGCGGTCTTGCGGCAGGCCCGCCTCGACCAGGGCTTGCAGCGCCGGGTGGCCCAGATCGCCTACCTGCGCTCTCATCCGCCACAGGCCGTCTTCGAGTTCGTAGTACACGGCGTACCCGGACGGCAGCAACTTGAGCACAATTTCCTGGGCACGCTGAATCAGGGTGTACCGGTCCGTTTCGGAGACCAGATCGCGCGACAGCTGCGCGAAAGCTTCCAGGGCCTGATTGCGGCTTTCGGCCTCGGCCTTCTGTGCCCGCAGGGCGCTGGCCTGTTCGGCGCGTTCCAGGGCGAGATTCAAGCTGCCCATCACCGTTTCAAGGAGTGCCCGGTCGGCACGCGACCACTGCCGCCCGCGAAGGAGAGCGAAGCCCAGCACCCCACGCGGTTGCCCCCCCACTGAGATGGGCAGGGTCACCGTGGCCCCCGGGTACGCTCCACTGCCCGTGAGCTGGTCGGCGGCGTGGTCGTAGACCTCCTGGTAGTAGGCCTCCCCGCTGCGCCACGGAATCAGCAGATTCGGGGTCGCCTCAAAGGCCAGGCCCGCGCCCACCTGGGCCTGGAGTTCGGGGGTGTTGGTCTGGCCCACCTGCGACCGGATGACCCACAGCTCACCTTCAGGCTCGTAATACTGCGAGAAGCCGTCCGCAAGCAGCTTCAGCACCACCTCCTGCGTCTGACGAACCAGCCCCAGGGGGTCGCTCAGCACGCTCAGGTCCTGGGTCAGGTCACTGAACGCCTCGAGCATCTTCGTGCGCGCCTCGAGTTCGGCATTCTGCTCCCGTAGGGTTTCGGTGAGCCGGGCGCTGTGCAGGGCGCTCGCCACCTGACCGCTGAGAAGCTGGAGGAAATCTCGGTAGGGGTCGTCAAGGTGTTTGCGGGGATTGAGGCCAATCACCAGCAGACCCAGGGGAGAGACCTCATTCGGATGGGCGAGCGGGAGCCGGACCATCCGGGTTACGGGTTCCGGCCAGGGCCGGACGGTGAGGGGAGGACTGGGCACCACCTGGGCCTCCCCCAACGGCGTCCAGGCTTCGGGGGGCGTGTTCAGCAGCGTGGTCTGCGCCTCATTCAGCCCCGCCGAGGCCGACAGGGCCAAACCACCATCGGCACTCGGCAGGTACAGCATGGCGAAGGGCAGGTCATGGGGGTGGTCCTGCGTGCTCTGCATCACTGCTGCGACGACCTGGGACGCTTCCGTTGCGCCCAGGAGATGAGCCGTGAGGCCCGCGAGGATCTTGGTGCGGCGCGCCCCGAGGACCCGCTCGGTGGTCTCGTTGACCGTGGCGAGCATTCCTTCGACCTGGATCTCGCCGTGGACCGGGGTATAACCGACGTCGAAGTAGCACTCTTCCAGGTAGCCGTGGCGAGCCAGGGGGACCAGAAGATCCACGAAGGCGACGCTCTCGCCACGCTCCAGCACGGCGTCGAAGTAGGGCTTGAGGCTGGGGTAGCCGTCATCCCCGAAGATGTCGGCGGTCCGGCACCCCAGCGCTCCTGGATGCTTGTCAGCCCCCAGGACCGGGCGATAGGCGTCGTTGTACAGGGCGATCAGCTCGTGGGTCCAGCCGAGATACATGGGTTGCTGGGAAACGAGCATCAGCCTGACGTAGGTCCGCAGCGGTGCAGGCCAGGTTTCGGGTGACCCAAGCGGGGTGCTGGCCCAGTCGAACGCCTGCATCCGGGCACCCATCTCGCCCCCACCGTCGAAGAGCGTCCCGTTCACGGGGGGTGCAGGGCCGCCTTCCGGGGTGCGCATGCCCGGTTTTTAGCAGGTCCGGGCATCTTCAGATCGGGGTCATCCCACTTCTCCCACCTCGATGAGGAAGACGTCAAGATCAACGTGGAGGCGTGGCTTCGGCAGCGCGGCATGCAGGGTTCACCAAGCCCACTCGGACGAGTCTTTCCCAGGGAAAACCTTGCAGAGAGAACAAAGAGCACTTTTCCTGCGGGCCGCCGACCGTGTGAGCCAGAACCTGTGGGCCAATGCCTCCCCGCCACCTCGACAGCAGCGCTGCTCCGACGCACGGTGACACCGCCCTAGCCGGGCTGGTGAGACGCACAACCGGATCTCCCGGACCGCTGCTCCCGTGGGGCGGAGACTCCGCACGCGCGCCAGCTCTGGCCCGGCGTTGTTTCCACAGGACGCTCAAGAGGGGAGGCCGTGGTAAGGACGATGTTAAAAATGACCAGCAGGGGCGGAGCGTGGAGGGACTCCTGGGGGGACATCTGGCCGGGCGCTCGTGGGCAGGCGCGGCGCCCCCGCAGGTGGGAGTCTCCCTGACCACCTTCTTTCCTGCCTGAAGCCCTCTTGTCTGCTGTGCGGCAGAGGTGGCAGCATTTTCAGGGTGAAGCTGCCCCTCGTCTCGTCTATGCCGCGTCCCCTGACCCTGATCCTGCTGCTGTTCGGCATGATCGGCACTGTCGTCCTGAGCGTGGGGTGGTATTTCGCGGACGCGCTGGTCTGGGCACCCCCGGTCCGCAGACGGATTCCGGCTACCCGTGTTCTGGGACTCCAGGGCGATCAACAAGCCCCGGACCTCGACGCCCGGACTGCACAGGCGCAAGCTCCCCGGCTGACCCTGACCCGCAACCCGGCCACCACCCGGCCCGGCGTGCTGGGGCTGGAATGGGACGGCCCGGCAGGCCGACAGGCCTTTGCCCAGCTCGGCCCGGTGCTGGCGCAGACCCGCCGCACCGTCACCCGCGCGGTGCAGTGGCAGGAAGCGGCGCTGGCGGTGGGCCAGGAGGTCCGCCCCAGCACGGTGGGGCTGGGCACGCCCGCGTCGCGGGGCCTCAAGTACCAGGACGTTCTGGTGCCCGCCGAACACGGCCCGATGCCCGCCTGGCTGGTGCCGGGCGGCCCTGATGGAGAAGTGGCGGGCACCGACTGGGTGATCGTGACCCACGGCTACAAGGGGCTGCGGCAAGACGCCCTGCGTATCCTGCCCGCTTTTGCCCGGCTGGGCCTGTCCAGCCTGACCATCACCTACCGCAACGCCCACGGCGCGCCCAGGACGCCCCAGGGAGTCTACCGGCTCAGCGCCGAGGAATGGGAGGACCTGGAAGCCGCCGTGCGCTTTGCCCAGGTCCAGGGCGCGCGGCGGTTGCTGCTGATGGGGTTCAGCATGGGAGGCGGCATCACCCTGGCCTTCTTGCGGTACAGCGCGTTGGCCCCCTTGATCTCCGGGGTGGTGCTGGATTCCCCGCCGCTGGAGTGGCGTTCGCTGATCCGTCACTTCGCCCGGCGGTATTACATGCGGCCCTTCGCGCGCTTGGTCGAGCAGCTGACGGTCCTCAAAAGTGGACAGGACTTCGACGCGGTCGATCACCTGAGCGTGATGGACCGCTTCCAGACGCCCATGCTGCTCTTTCACGGCAGCGCGGACCGGACCGTGCCGGTGGCGCATGTGGAGCGCTTCGCCCACGCCCGGCCGGACATCGTGGAGTATCACCGGGTGGAGGGGGCCGAACACGTCCGGCCCTGGAACATGGACCCCGAGAGGTACGAGCAGGCCTTGACCCGCTTCGTTCAGCGGGTGCTGGCGGACTAGCACGTCTGAATGCGAGACGTAGCGCAGCAGGAATAGGCGTTTTGAATGCCCTGCACGCTCCCTTCTAGGGTCACGGCACAGATCGATCCTGACTCGACGCCAAGGGTGCGGAAACGAACGTTTCCGCACTGGCCGTGATGCCCTGAATGAAAGAGCTTCCTCGCGTTGCAAAACCCTGTTGCACAGCCTCGGGCAATGGCAATAGGTTCAAGCAACCCCAGGAGGCCCCATGCACATCGGTTACGCCCGTGTCAGCAAAGCCCAGGATCAGGACACCGCCGCGCAGCTCCGCGCGCTCAAGGACGCCGAGGTGGCGCGCGTGTTTACCGAACACGCCTCCGGTGGCCGCTGGGATCGCCCAGAACTCCACAAGATGCTCGACCAGCTCCGCGAAGGGGACGTGGTGGTCGTCTGGAAGCTGGACCGGCTCAGCCGCAGCCTGAAAGACCTGCTCCACCTGATGGAAAAGATCGAGGCCGCTGGGGCAGGCTTCCGCAGCCTCACCGAGGCCATCGACACCACCACGCCCGCGGGCCGGATGATGATGCAGATGGTCGGGGCCTTCGCCGAGTTCGAGCGGGCCATGATCCGGGAACGCACCAAAGCGGGCCTCGAACAGGCCCGCCTCGAAGGGCGCACCGGTGGGCGCAGGCGCAAACTGACCGCGAGGCAGGAGCAGGAAATCCGTGAGTCGGTGGGGTCCGGGCGGCACACGGCGGCGCAGTGCGCCCGCCTGTTCGGCGTGCATCCCAGCACCGTCAGCCGCCTGTTACAACGAGAGACCTGACGGCCATGCCCGTCGAATTCCTGACCGATGAGCAGGCGGCACGCTATGGGCGCTACCAGGGTGATCCCACGCCTGAACAGCTCACCCAGTTCTTCTTCCTGAGCGAAGCGGACTTGCGCCTCGTCACCGAGCGCCGACGCCCCGAGAATGAACTCGGGTTCGCGGTGCAACTCGGCACGCTGCGGTTTCTGGGCACTTTCCTGCAAAACCCCTTGGACACGCCCTCGGTGGTCGTGACGCACCTCGCCCAGCAGTTGCGGGTCGAGCCGGGCGAGTTCAGGAAGTATGCGGTTCGCGCCGCGACCCGCCACAGTCACCGTCAGGCCATCATCGCGGCGCTGGATTACCGCGACTTCGACGGCTTCCAGGCCTTCCGCCTGACCCGCTGGATCTACGCCCAGCTCGCGCTGAGCGCCAGCCGCCCAAGTGTCCTCTTCGATCTGGCGACTGCCCGCCTGATCGAGCAGCGCATCGTGCTGCCCGGAGTCACGGTGCTGGCCCGCCTGATCGCCCGGGTCCGCGAGCGGTTCACCGCTCGCACTTTCGAGGGACTCAGCCAGCGCCTCAATCCGGCCCAGAAAGCCGCGCTGGGCGCCCTGCTGGTCTTGCCGGAAAACGACTGGCAGACGCCGCTGGAAAGGCTGCGAACCCCGCCGACGCACATCAGCACGTCGGCGCTCTATCAGGCCATTCACCGCATTGAGCAGATTCGGGCCGTCGGCGTCGGCACCGTTGACCTGAGTGACGTGCCGGAGTCCCGGCAGGCGGTCCTGGTACGCCACGCCCTGACCGTGCGGGCACAACTGATCGAGCGACTGGGGGAGGATCGCCGCCTGGCGACCCTCCTGGTCTTCGTGCAACATCTGGAGCGTACGGCCACCGATGACGTGCTGGATATGTTCGGCAGCGTTATGAACGACCTGGCCCTGCGGGGCGAGGCCAACCGCAGGCGGGAACGCCTGCGTTCCCTGCAAGACCTCGACCAGGCCGCGTTGCTGCTCCGGGAAGCGGTGGCGGTGCTCCTCGACCCGGACGTTCCACCGGAGCAGGTGCGCTCACTGGCCTTCGAGCGTCTCGGGGAAGCTTCCTTGCGGGCGGCCACCCTGACCGTACAGGAACTCGCCAGCCCGGACGACGATCCGGCTCCGGAGGCCCTGAGCGGTGCCTACGCCACGGTGCGGCGCTTCCTGCGGAGTTTCCTGCTCACCGTGCCGCTCAGCGGCACGGCAGGCGCTAAACCCCTGCTGGACGCCCTGGGCTTCCTGAAGCGCATGGACGAACCGGGAGGCGGCAAGCCGAAGTGGACGGCCGCCCCCAGGGACTTCGTCACCAAACCGTGGGAACGCCGGGTCTTTCCGCAAAAGGACGAGGTGGACCACCAGGCATACACGCTCTGTGCCCTCGACCGCTTGGGGCAGGCTCTGAAACGCCGGGAAGTCTTCGTGGAGCGCAGCGAACGCCACGGTGACCCCAGGGCAGAACTCTTGCAGGGCACCGCCTGGGAAGACGTGCGGGACGACGTCTGCCGCGCGCTGAACCGCTCACTGGAGGTGCGTGGGGAACTGGACATGTGGCGGCTGGAGCTGGACAGTGCCTACCGCGAGGTGGAGCAGCACCTTGCCCAGAACCAGTCGCTGACGCTCACAGTGCAGGACGGTCAACCTCAACTGAGGTTGACCGCACCAGAAGTGCTGGACGACCCACCGAGCCTCACAAAGCTGCGGGCGCAGGTCGCGGCGCGGTTACCCGTGATCGACTTGGCCGAGTTGCTGATGGAAGTCCACGCCTTCACCGGACTGGCCGACGCATTCACCCATGTCGCCGACGGTAAATCCCGGGTGAGCGACCTGCCGCTGAGCGTCTGCGCCGTCCTGCTCGCTCAGGCCTGTAACATCGGCCTGAAAGCCGTGGCGAGGCCGGACGTTCCGGCCCTGACCCTGTCCAGGCTGTCGTGGGTGGGGCAGAACTACGTGCGGGCTGACACGATCACCGCCGCGAATGCACGGCTGGTGAACGCGCAGGATGACCTGCCCCTCGCGCGGGCGTGGGGCGGCGGGGAGGTGGCCTCCGCCGACGGACTGCGGTTCGTCGTCCCGGTTCGCACCATTCACGCCGGTTGGAACAGCAAGTATTTCGGTGCCCAGCGCGGCGTGACCTACTACAACTTCACCAGTGACCAGTTCACGGGCTTTCACGGGATCGTGATTCCGGGGACGCTGCGCGACTCGCTGTACATCCTGGCGGGCCTGCTGGAACAGCAGACCCGCCTCAATCCCAGGGAGATCATGGCCGACACTCACGGCTACAGTGACGTGGTGTTCGGCTTGTTCGCCCTGCTGGGGTACAAATTCAGCCCGAGGCTGGCCGACCTCCCGGATCAGCGCTTCTGGCGACTTGACCGGGAAGCGGATTACGGAGCGCTGAATGACCTGGGCCGCCACACTCTGAATGAGCGGCTGATCGCCGCTCACTGGGAGGACATGCTCAGGCTCGCTGGGTCACTGAAGCTCGGCAAGGTGGGGGCGACCAGCGTGATGCGGACGTTACAACGTGGGGGAAGCCTGTCCAGCCTGGGCCGCGCCGTGGCCGAACTGGGGAGAATAGAGAAGACCCTGTACCTGCTGAACTATGTCCATGACAAGGCGTACCGGGCGCGCATCCTACGGCAGCTCAACCGCGGCGAGCAGCGCCACAGCGTGGCGCGAGTGGTCTTCCACGGACACAAGGGGGAACTCCGCCAGCGGTACCGGGAAGGCATGGAGGATCAACTGGGTGCCCTCGGCCTGGTCGTGAATGCCATCGTGCTCTGGAACACCCGCTACCTGGATGTGGCCCTGACGGAGCTGCGACAGGCTGGCGAACCCGTGCTGGAGGAGGATGTGGCCCGCCTGACGCCCCTGCTGCACGAGCATGTGAACATGCTCGGGAAATACGATTTTACCCTGCCGGAAGAGATTGCCCAGGGCCAGCTCCGACGCCTGCGTGATCCGAACACCCTGGAGGCTTACCTGGAACAGATCGAGTTGTGATCCGGGTTGCTAGAGTAATCCGCTGTTCCGGCTCTCAGGTGACCCCGGATGCTGCGTCTCTTCCCGGAGGGCGGCGGGCTCCAGGGCCTGATCAGCAACCAGGTGGGGGAGATCGCCCTCGCCGGGGCCAGCAGCTGCGAGTGGTACCCGGAGCGCAGCCGCCGGGGGGTGGCGGGCGTCGTGGTGGTGCCCGCCGAGGAGGTCCGCATCCGGCGCGACCCCGGCACCCAGGCGCTGGTCTACCAGCAGTTCGCCCCCGGCAACTACGTGACCCTCAACCCGCGCACCTACCTCTACGCCGCCCCCCGCACCACCGGCCGCAGTC
This DNA window, taken from Deinococcus sp. NW-56, encodes the following:
- a CDS encoding ATP-binding protein, producing MRTPEGGPAPPVNGTLFDGGGEMGARMQAFDWASTPLGSPETWPAPLRTYVRLMLVSQQPMYLGWTHELIALYNDAYRPVLGADKHPGALGCRTADIFGDDGYPSLKPYFDAVLERGESVAFVDLLVPLARHGYLEECYFDVGYTPVHGEIQVEGMLATVNETTERVLGARRTKILAGLTAHLLGATEASQVVAAVMQSTQDHPHDLPFAMLYLPSADGGLALSASAGLNEAQTTLLNTPPEAWTPLGEAQVVPSPPLTVRPWPEPVTRMVRLPLAHPNEVSPLGLLVIGLNPRKHLDDPYRDFLQLLSGQVASALHSARLTETLREQNAELEARTKMLEAFSDLTQDLSVLSDPLGLVRQTQEVVLKLLADGFSQYYEPEGELWVIRSQVGQTNTPELQAQVGAGLAFEATPNLLIPWRSGEAYYQEVYDHAADQLTGSGAYPGATVTLPISVGGQPRGVLGFALLRGRQWSRADRALLETVMGSLNLALERAEQASALRAQKAEAESRNQALEAFAQLSRDLVSETDRYTLIQRAQEIVLKLLPSGYAVYYELEDGLWRMRAQVGDLGHPALQALVEAGLPQDRPTLALPFTTGQPFYQDVYLQGADTPLEVVQHIQAVVTLPLFVQGTPIGIFGIGLFRQRAWTGTDKAVLETTLRSLTLALERAEHIQQLTSQRDTLDVRTQALGDANEELEAFAYSVSHDLRTPVRHIAGFNTLLRTSLGDQLSEKSVRYLAVIDQAAQRMNTLIDAMLDLSRTSRQPLHLRLVDLGTLVTDVQAELAPEVWTPHSTWRIAPLPLVMGDQDLLRQVLANLLSNALKYTRKNSQAVIEVWAEERPDAWAICVRDNGVGFDPRYADKLFGVFQRLHRADEFEGTGVGLANVRRIVTRHGGTVFAQGTLGGGATFGFTLPRRA
- a CDS encoding alpha/beta hydrolase encodes the protein MKLPLVSSMPRPLTLILLLFGMIGTVVLSVGWYFADALVWAPPVRRRIPATRVLGLQGDQQAPDLDARTAQAQAPRLTLTRNPATTRPGVLGLEWDGPAGRQAFAQLGPVLAQTRRTVTRAVQWQEAALAVGQEVRPSTVGLGTPASRGLKYQDVLVPAEHGPMPAWLVPGGPDGEVAGTDWVIVTHGYKGLRQDALRILPAFARLGLSSLTITYRNAHGAPRTPQGVYRLSAEEWEDLEAAVRFAQVQGARRLLLMGFSMGGGITLAFLRYSALAPLISGVVLDSPPLEWRSLIRHFARRYYMRPFARLVEQLTVLKSGQDFDAVDHLSVMDRFQTPMLLFHGSADRTVPVAHVERFAHARPDIVEYHRVEGAEHVRPWNMDPERYEQALTRFVQRVLAD
- a CDS encoding recombinase family protein; the protein is MHIGYARVSKAQDQDTAAQLRALKDAEVARVFTEHASGGRWDRPELHKMLDQLREGDVVVVWKLDRLSRSLKDLLHLMEKIEAAGAGFRSLTEAIDTTTPAGRMMMQMVGAFAEFERAMIRERTKAGLEQARLEGRTGGRRRKLTARQEQEIRESVGSGRHTAAQCARLFGVHPSTVSRLLQRET
- a CDS encoding Tn3 family transposase; translation: MPVEFLTDEQAARYGRYQGDPTPEQLTQFFFLSEADLRLVTERRRPENELGFAVQLGTLRFLGTFLQNPLDTPSVVVTHLAQQLRVEPGEFRKYAVRAATRHSHRQAIIAALDYRDFDGFQAFRLTRWIYAQLALSASRPSVLFDLATARLIEQRIVLPGVTVLARLIARVRERFTARTFEGLSQRLNPAQKAALGALLVLPENDWQTPLERLRTPPTHISTSALYQAIHRIEQIRAVGVGTVDLSDVPESRQAVLVRHALTVRAQLIERLGEDRRLATLLVFVQHLERTATDDVLDMFGSVMNDLALRGEANRRRERLRSLQDLDQAALLLREAVAVLLDPDVPPEQVRSLAFERLGEASLRAATLTVQELASPDDDPAPEALSGAYATVRRFLRSFLLTVPLSGTAGAKPLLDALGFLKRMDEPGGGKPKWTAAPRDFVTKPWERRVFPQKDEVDHQAYTLCALDRLGQALKRREVFVERSERHGDPRAELLQGTAWEDVRDDVCRALNRSLEVRGELDMWRLELDSAYREVEQHLAQNQSLTLTVQDGQPQLRLTAPEVLDDPPSLTKLRAQVAARLPVIDLAELLMEVHAFTGLADAFTHVADGKSRVSDLPLSVCAVLLAQACNIGLKAVARPDVPALTLSRLSWVGQNYVRADTITAANARLVNAQDDLPLARAWGGGEVASADGLRFVVPVRTIHAGWNSKYFGAQRGVTYYNFTSDQFTGFHGIVIPGTLRDSLYILAGLLEQQTRLNPREIMADTHGYSDVVFGLFALLGYKFSPRLADLPDQRFWRLDREADYGALNDLGRHTLNERLIAAHWEDMLRLAGSLKLGKVGATSVMRTLQRGGSLSSLGRAVAELGRIEKTLYLLNYVHDKAYRARILRQLNRGEQRHSVARVVFHGHKGELRQRYREGMEDQLGALGLVVNAIVLWNTRYLDVALTELRQAGEPVLEEDVARLTPLLHEHVNMLGKYDFTLPEEIAQGQLRRLRDPNTLEAYLEQIEL